Within the Miscanthus floridulus cultivar M001 chromosome 2, ASM1932011v1, whole genome shotgun sequence genome, the region ttgtagctctcaatgagatatacaactttatagttttgagtcgctaagatgctcaaaaaataatataaaatttcagaaaCATAATAACCGCGTACTAATATCGTTTCTTTACGTTGTTACACGAATATACTTTttacataaaagttgtagctctcaatgagatctacaactttatatttTAAGTTTTAACATTTGGAGTCGtttctcaaaaaaataatataaaatttcagtagcataataatcgcgtactagcgcttgtcgcattagaaaaaATAATATTGTTTTTGTATCGTGTCAAATGAAAGTACTTTTATATTAAAATTGGAGCTTCcaatgagatatacaacttttatttaaaaaGTAGTTTTATGTGatatcaaataaaaaaatatacaaTTTTTCTAAAAAGATCAGTTTTGATACACGATTAATATGTTGTTAAAACTTTATATTAGTTATTAGAATATGTTAACGACCTCAAAtatgaaaactcaaaactataaacttATAGATCTCATTAAacgctacaactttgatataaattgtatcttcatttgacaccatacaAAAAAAGATACTATTTTTTAAATATAGCAAGTGATGGTATGTGATTATTACggtgctaaaattttatattatttttttagcattttaacgtcctcaaacaaaaaaaaactcaaccaaaattttatattatttttttagcatTTTCACGTTGAGTCTGTAGGGGTAGTAGTTTGTTTGAGCTTTTTTTTTTAGCTTCTGACGAATTTTAAACCAGTGAAAATCAACCAAAATTTTGTTGACAAGTAAGAGCATGTTTGGTTCCTGGCCTTCACTTGCATAACTTTTTTGGTCAGTGTTTAGTTGGTGAAGAGTGTTAGGGAGACGCAGATTCTTTAGTATTCTCGCCACAGAGTGGCGTTACTTTTCTTTGGCGCAGAGTGTGGCTCGCCACATCTGAGTTGTGGCCAGCTATGGCTGGAATCCAAACAACCCATAAGTTTAGGGGCAACAGGCCATGTTGATTGAGACCATCACATCTTCCAACACAAGCCAGATAATTTTCTTCTCTGCGCTCTGCCTAATAAAAACGCAATTGCAACTTTGGCAAGGTTCGAAAGAGTTTATTGTACATGTGCAAGAAGGTCTGATTACTTCTGCGAGATCCTATGATAATCTGCAGGGCCATCAATTCTACTTATCTGAATGGCCCGAGAGcctaactttcaaaaaaaaaattctacttATCTAAATGTTAAACGTGGACACTGAAACAACGGCCACAATGTCATGTTGGGGGCACCATTAGAGAGTCTGTTGGATGACCAGGACTAACAAATAGTCGTATTAGCCTCTGTAAGTGGACTAAGTTACTAACAACTAATCCATGGCTAATGGACTAATAATTAGTTTGCATATTTGATGCTTAGGGGCTAAAAATTAGTTAACTTATTGTTAGTTTTATGGGTCTTAGTGCTGCTCCAACAATGACTTATGAGCTAACTGTAAGCATTTTATTCCATGTTTTAATAAAAAGAGATTGAAAAGCTAGATCTTGATCGAGAGCTAATCTTATACACATATTTCAATATCATGTGATGTTGTCACGTGGACCTAATCATCATACAATGAGCTATTGCTAAAAATTAACACTATTAGAGAGGTTGTGTTAGAGCTAATAACTGGCTTTTACTCTTGCGGGTGCCCTTAAAATGTGTACAACCTTGAAAGCTTAAATGTACTCTTAAGAAAAGAGAATAATCAAACAATTACGTGAGAGACTTAACCTacgatgaaaaaaaactaattttaCATGCTAATCCACCTATCCATCctctgaaccaaacttgaaagtCAGAGAATATATAAAACAACTATGACAGTCCGTTTCAGGACCAAATACAAATAAATCGTAACCGTGACTTTTCAAACTGTAAAAATCTCCTAGCGCCTGCTCACTTGTACACGGCGGCATAAAATGCAGTAACTGCTTCGTCTCAAAAGAAAATCTGATTAGCGCCCTCTCGAAGATCCGACGCTCCTTAGCTCAGGCGTCATGACTCAGGACAGGTGGCTAGTTTGCTCGTGGGCGCCATTTCGTCCCAAGCGTGTGCCTGTCTGCGGCTGCCTCCGCTGCCTGGGCGCCTGTGTGCACAAAGGCCGAAAGCCCAGACCCAGGCCCGATCCAACCGTTCAGGTGCTCCAGAGTACAGCCAGAAGAAACAGAAACAAATAATGAGAGATGTTACTAGTTGGGTTTTTTTTATGAAACTTGTCTATATAGGTTTTAAGTTTTCGAGAGTATCAGTTAGTTGGGTTTTTTTATGAAACTTGTCTATATAGGTATTAAGTTCTTGACGCAGTTATTCATATTTATCTAAAGTTATTTTAAGACTTGACTTTATTAATCTCGAGATTTGCCAATTTAGTGTTTTGAAGATGTTCATAAAGGTATTGTGATTCGAAAAAAGGTATAAGTAATAGAAGCAACATATATACTTCTAGTTATGTAATCAAATTGGTGACTTTGTTAATCTTGAAATTCTCCTACTCAGTTTTTGGAAGTATCTATAAAAGTCTACGATGACTTCATTAATCTCGAGATTTGTCAACTTAATCTTTCGAATGTGTTCATAAGGGCATAtggtgactttgtcaatctcGAAATTTTCCTTTTTAGGTGCTCATAAGGTGGTGGCTTCGCTTATCTTGAGATTGTCCAACTCAGTTTTTTTTTGGAGTGTTCATAAAGATAGATGAGTATGCATACATGTATAAGTATATATGTCTATACTATGATTAAAAACTATAAGCAATAGAAGCAACATATATAGTTAAGTAAACAAACCAGAATGTTTGAAAGTTCTTTCAGTGGTCTACACTATATGATTTGAAGAAAAATAAGGGTCTATTTAGATCCTCTCCTCTAACCTTTAGACCTCTAATCTTTAGAGCTAAAGCTCCAAGCAGATGATCTAAAGTTAGCTTTAAACTTTAGCCTATCTCACATTAAAGCTTTAGATCTCAAAATGATCTAAAGTGGtctaaagtttttagagctctaaactttagaggtAGATATCCAAATATGCCCTAAGTAATAGGAGCAACATACCGTATATAGTTAAGTAAACAAACCAGAACATTTGAAAGTCATTCCGCACGAGGGAGTTTGAAAGCGCCTGGTTCCTTCGAAAATACCTGGATCAGGGacgaagccagcggtggggctaggggggcttcagccccccccccccccccgccccccccccccctacccatcctgagcacgtgTTGTTCCCCTAAGTTTTCCCTTAAATTTTTATGCATACATGTGTTAGGTatgaggggctaaggttaagagaagataaaaaagcctctattcttttgttcagcccctcctaattttttttctggcttcgtcgcTGACCTGGACATTATTAGTCAAGTTGCTTGTAAAGTTGTAAAGCGCAACCATGCATTCTCCTACTATTTGTATATTGACAGTCATTGTACATAGATAAGGACCTGTCCTAAAAAAAAGTATATCAATAAGTGCCATGTTCGCTTAGCTGATAAGTCAtagttgaaagtactgttgactgatttgttgtaagagaaaaatattgtctaTTGACTGAAAAATAtggtttataagccaagcgaacagggcacagGACCGGTTTGGATGGACCGTGTAAACAGTCATTATTGTGATGGTTTCCAGATCCACGCATCTACAGAATAAACAACAGTGGTCTTTCTAAACTTCTACTGCCTCTGTCCTTAAAATAATTAATTTTTagtctaaaaatttctaaaaaaaaatcgaTTTCTGGAGATGAATGGTCCACCAATTCACATTAATCTCTCTCGTAGTCTAGGTTGTATTTAACatacagcatgttcgtttggctgtggcttctcgtaaacgatcgtaaatttccaggcagaacggtatttttctctcacacaaaccagccagcagtacttcttcacgaaccagcaacgatacgaaccagtcaaccgaacaAGCTGATAAtctttctcttctgcgctgttattGGATACTCCAAACAACACTACTTAGTTAGGCTCTCGATAACAGGAGAGTTGTTATAGTTCAGCAGTTTAATGAGGGGTTGCATAGTATTTTATCTCCTTCGCTAATCTCTCCTAAAGTtgctagaaattcattattagACGAGGTCCGATTGCGGCCGCCGCCTGCTAACCCGCCCTTGCTGTGACCAACAATTGCCGTTGGTTAGTGACCAACAATTGCCGCTACATTGCATGAAAAAAAATTTGCCGCTACATCATAATTTTCCCGGTGATAGGAGACAACAGAGTGCAAGACATCAGCATCTCCTTGTTATAGTTGTTTTTTCACCTTCACTTTCTAAGCATGCGATCAAAAGCATTATATCAGCTGAGACTATGGAGCATGCATGATAACTCAAAGTTATAGGTATAAACTAAGAAATATTACTAAAAACTACAAATTCAAATAATTTAGATGATACATGACTGTTTAAATACTACACGGTGGTACTCTGTTTATCTCGTTAGATGGCCGTTTTGTTTGTTTAAATGGTTGTTTAGCCCGAATAATAAATTAACAACAAGTGACTAAATATTTACCATTTAGGGCTTCTTTGGAACGCAGAAATTCCACAGGAATTATACAGGAATTTCGTAGGAATCAGCTCATTTTTATAGAAAAAACACGGGAAATAGAAAAgtttcctccattccaaaggggccttagcgtttaggataactcTCTCATATGGACCTACTCATTTCCACTAAAATAAAAACGGAACAAACACACTATGTGACTCTTTGGAACACAGGATTCTCAAAATATATGAATGGGAAGAACGCATGATTGAAGTTGCATGATACTAACAAACATACATGAATAAAAAAATGCATGAATTTATATTATGGTCTTTGGATGCAGCACAAGAAAAGTGTAGGAattataagagagagagagagagagagagagagagagagagagagagagatacaaAAGTTTCCATGAGATCTAACCTCATACTAGTtttcctccaaaattcctatAGTTTTGTACTCCCTATTGGAATACAAAGGAACTTCATAGGGTTTAATCGTTTGTTTCAAAGGAACATATTGCAAATTTTCCTATAGGGTTCAAAAATCCTctaaaattattattattttcctTTTTCCAAAGGGGTCTAAAAGCATCTCAACAGTTACGTAACATTGGATGCCTACTTATCGGGGCCTCATCAGAGATTGCAAAACCACTATCCATATTCAGTTTACTTGTAAAACTTCAGTAgttataaaaacaaatgttttgTTGCTGATATTATGGAGAGGCATGATTGTGGGCACCATCATGGAACCCTTATGAGCCAGTATAATGTTCTAATGAAAACATTGTATCATTCTTGTAAAAAATAATTAATATAATGTATACACAAATAGTGATTGGTCGATGCCTCAATGGTGTTATTATTCTTATGTGTGTCAGACTGTGTTCCGCGCAATATTTTCTAAGTTCAAAAAATATGTCAATGTGGCATTCATTCGTAGCAACGCGAGGACCCGTTTTCTATATTTTTCTAGTAAAAAAGTTAAAAAAAAGCAAGTCCGCCGTTCCTGACGTCTAAACTCGAAAACGTAATATTCCTTACCTAaatcaaagaaagaaataaaaagagaaaTTGTAAAAGAAAAACATGAAAAGAAAAACGGCCCCAGCGGCCCAGCCCACAGGAGAAGCCCGCGTGCGCTCTCTCCCTCCGCCGCCAGGTGCCGAGGCCTTCGTCGGTCTTTCCCCGGCGACGGTTCACATCCCCCGCTCGTGCCCtcttctctccctccctccctccctccctctgcgACGCCTGGGTGGGCTACCGGCGAAGCCGCCCCAGGTGCCGAGGCCTTCGTCGGTCTCTCAGCCTGCggcgagcacccaccaggtattcccactccttctcttcccttcctgccgTGCGAAACCGATCACCCAAACCGGCAAACCCTAAACTTCAAGCTATTTGGTTATTTGATCCCTTCTAACTCGAACAAATTGCAAAAAATATCGGGTGTGCATGTGTACATCCATGTCCCTTTACTGGCTCTGCCCCTGGTTATCAAGAAGCTATTTTTCCATTGTTCTTTCCTGTGTGATTGGGGATTCGGTATTAATCGTGTCCTACAATTCCTGTTCAGGTGGCCGACGAATTTGCGACGTCTTTATAAGACACCATAAATCTGTGACAGTTTATATTTTGCAGTTGAAGCTCCGTGATTGTGCTGTGGGCACATTCTGTTTGTCTTATGATATGGCAGAATCATTTACTGTTTCGAATTCTGAGAATAAGCGCAGTCTCCCAGCATGGATGTTGAAATCAACCTCAGGTAATCAAGTGGCAAAGACCGAAGATCAGAATAAGCAGGCACCGGAATCTGATGAGCAAATTGGGGCTCTTAATCAGAGCAAGGCCATCAAAAGGAACAACAGAAGGCCCTTAAAAAGCTTGGATTCAGAGTCTGCTGGTGAACTGGGAGCTTTGCGGCGATGTGAGGGTAGAGAAAAGGCCAGAAGAAAGAGCAAGGATGCTGTCAAAACTGAAGTTGAAGAAAATGTGGAAGTAAAGAGTAAGAATGTAAGAAAAGCGAGTGGAAGAGCTGCTCCAAAGAATAGCAGGAAACGGAAGCTGGATAATGTCGAATCAGAACCATCATCACCAGTATCAACTGATGACGACATAGAGCTTACTGTTGAGGATCTTGTGAGCATAGCTGAAGAGGTAAATCATACTGTTTAAGTGGTTTGACACTAATTCACACTTTACATCTTGGAGTGCTATGTAGTGGTTTTTTAAGATACACCATTGGTAATATTGAGTATGAGGCTTATTTCGTGTGTTAATATTGTCACAATGAAAAACTGTTTCAGTATAGCCTTCTTGGCTTAATTCTTGAGCTGCTAATCTTGTCATAAGTTAAACCTTGCCGTCTCCCTTTCTAATAAGATGAGTGAACTATTCTAACAAGTTATTTTATATTGACGCATTTTTGTTTGCAGTTTGTTAATGCTGATAAACAGAAACAATGTGAACCTGAAACTGTGAAGGCTACCAGACAGAAAGAGCATCTTCTGTGCCCTACAATTTCCACTGAGGCAGATACAGGACAGTCAGTAGTAAATGATCAATCAGTGAAAGGATTGATGCAGTGCACAACAGTCACAAGAAATACAAGAGCAATCGAGTATACAGAAGACGAGAACACTAGCCATCAAGAGGTGAAGTGTCCATCAAGTATCAAAACGACAGAAGATGTTGCTCAGGATATGATAAACCTGTTATTCGGACATCTATTGAGTAAACATGCTGGCGACACAAAGAAATCTGATCCTGTAGAATCAATGACTTCTATAAATCAGGTGCCAGAGGAGAAAGGCTGGCATAGCGAAGTACTAAGGCAGGAGGAACCTGTGAAGATATcagagcctgtagaatcaatgacTAGGACTATAAATCATGCGCCAGAGAAGAAAGACTGGCATAGTGAGTTACCAAAGCTGGGCGAACCTGTGACAAAGAAGAAGAGCAGCCTGAGAGATAAGGTGGCCTTGTTTATGTGACTGCATCAGATGAGCATTGGGCGGTAGATTGTGATTCGTATGAGACTGCATCTGCTGGTTCTGAGGGTGTCCTGTCCCCTGTAAATATGCCCCTGTTCCACGGCATTATTTTTACATGTAATTATATATTTGGTTAATAAGCTGTCTTCTTGAAATCTAGTAACCCAGCCCTCACTGTTGCTAGATGGTATTCTTGTGTATAAGGGATGTGTGGTGCATTTTCTGTTGATTGAAGTATGACCGTATGAAGTATCGGTGTTCCTCAATGGCACTAGAGGGAAGCGGTTTAAAAATCGTAGAGTTATTAGGCATGGAGCTCCGCTCTCTCCGTCCCGTTTTTTTTAAATAGAGGCTTGTTTGGCACAGCGCACAACAGCTTCATGAGCTATTGTGAATTGTTTTATTTATCAAACACTCATTTCTAAAACAGCTTCACCTGTAAAGTTGTTCCCCTCCCCTCACAGAGACGAGTTATGATGAAGCTGAAAAAAGTAGCTTATCCTAGCTCTCtccctcatttctctctcccaTCCATGCAtgaagttgttttgccaaacagtTTTTTCAAAACAGTtcagtttaaatttttttttgctcATGAAGCTATTTTTCATAAAAATAGCTTACTAATGAAGTTGAGCTGTGCCAATCA harbors:
- the LOC136538940 gene encoding uncharacterized protein; its protein translation is MAESFTVSNSENKRSLPAWMLKSTSGNQVAKTEDQNKQAPESDEQIGALNQSKAIKRNNRRPLKSLDSESAGELGALRRCEGREKARRKSKDAVKTEVEENVEVKSKNVRKASGRAAPKNSRKRKLDNVESEPSSPVSTDDDIELTVEDLVSIAEEFVNADKQKQCEPETVKATRQKEHLLCPTISTEADTGQSVVNDQSVKGLMQCTTVTRNTRAIEYTEDENTSHQEVKCPSSIKTTEDVAQDMINLLFGHLLSKHAGDTKKSDPVESMTSINQVPEEKGWHSEVLRQEEPVKISEPVESMTRTINHAPEKKDWHSELPKLGEPVTKKKSSLRDKVALFM